Genomic window (Microbacterium oxydans):
GGACGCGTCTGGTCATGAGGCTGCTCCTACCGGGGATGCGGGTCGGATGGAAACGGCGAAGATCGCCGCGACGGCAGAACGCACGCGTGCGGCCACCGCGTCGGCGGACTCGGGTCGCAGCTTGCCGTCGAGGTGGAGGAACGCCAGTCCGTGAGCCAAACTCCACAGTGCGGTGGAGAGATTCGGGACGTCGGCCTCGGGAAGCAATCGCTCGATGGCCTCACTCAGCAGGGCATGCAGTTCTGCGGATGCTTTCACCCGGTCGCTGTCGGCCTCGTCGCATCCATTACCGAACATCAGCCGGAAGACGGCGGGGCGACGCACGGCGAAGCCGACGTAGGCGATGCCGAGGTCTGCGATGACATCCGTGACGGATTCCGAGGAGGCGGCTGTCCGCGCGAGCGCGGCGGAGAGATCTGTGCGCAGGTCGGTGAACCCCGCGACCGCCACGGCCGAATCCAACGCCTCGCGGTCGGCGAAATGGCGATACGGCGCCGCCGGCGACACCCCCGCACGGCGTGCGACCGCGCGCAGGGAGAACGGCTCGCCTGCCTCGAGCGCCTGGATCGCCGCATCCAGAAGCGCGGCACGCAGATCGCCGTGGTGGTAGGTCTTCTCGGATGTTGACACTGCTAACAACTCCTCGTACCATCATGTAAGCAGTGTAAACATACCGCATCGGATGCAGCATCGGAAGTCGAGACGAAGGAATGCAGACCATACTGGGCGCGAACGGCCAGATCGCGGTCGAGCTCGCGCGCGAGCTGAACCGGAACCACACGACTGCTCTCCGACTCGTCAGCCGCAACCCGCGCAAGGTCAACGACACCGACACCCTTGCGAGAGCCGACCTGCTGGATGCGGCGCAGACCGCCGCAGCGGTCGAGGGCAGCGACGTCGTGTACTTCACCGCCGGCCTTCCGGCGGACACCGAGCTGTGGGAGCGACAGTTCCCCACGATGCTCCGTAACGCCCTCGATGCGACCCGCAACGCCGGCGCGAAGTTCGCCTACTTCGACAACACCTACATGTATCCGCAGGACGACCGGGTGCAGACCGAGGACACGCCCTTCGCACCGGTCGGCCCCAAGGGCAGGGTCCGAGCGGCGATGGCGTCGATGGTTCTCGACGAGATGGCCCGCGGCGAGATCCCTGTCCTGATCGCTCGCGCGCCGGAGTTCTACGGCCCCGGGAGAACGCAGAGCTTCACGAATGCCCTCCTCCTGGACAGGATCAGGAACGGCCGGAGACCCTTGATCCCCGTGCGCGCCGACGTGCAGCGCACCCTGATCTGGACCCCGGACGCGAGTCGCGCCCTTGCGACGCTCGGGAACACGCCTGATGCCTTCCACCAGACGTGGCACCTGCCGACCGATCCTGATCGGCCGACCTACCGAGAGTTCGTCGCCATCATCGACGATGTCTTCGACCGACGGCGCGCATCCGGGTACACCGTCATCCCGAAGTGGCTGCTGCGCGCGGCAGGCATCGTGTCGCCGCAGGCGCGTGAGATCGAGGAGCTTCTGCCGCGGTACGAATACGACAACAGATTCGACTCCTCGAAGTTCGCCGCACGGC
Coding sequences:
- a CDS encoding NAD-dependent epimerase/dehydratase family protein, which gives rise to MQTILGANGQIAVELARELNRNHTTALRLVSRNPRKVNDTDTLARADLLDAAQTAAAVEGSDVVYFTAGLPADTELWERQFPTMLRNALDATRNAGAKFAYFDNTYMYPQDDRVQTEDTPFAPVGPKGRVRAAMASMVLDEMARGEIPVLIARAPEFYGPGRTQSFTNALLLDRIRNGRRPLIPVRADVQRTLIWTPDASRALATLGNTPDAFHQTWHLPTDPDRPTYREFVAIIDDVFDRRRASGYTVIPKWLLRAAGIVSPQAREIEELLPRYEYDNRFDSSKFAARHPGFAVTSYRQGIELIHQEAGAEGSVSRRP
- a CDS encoding TetR/AcrR family transcriptional regulator, which gives rise to MSTSEKTYHHGDLRAALLDAAIQALEAGEPFSLRAVARRAGVSPAAPYRHFADREALDSAVAVAGFTDLRTDLSAALARTAASSESVTDVIADLGIAYVGFAVRRPAVFRLMFGNGCDEADSDRVKASAELHALLSEAIERLLPEADVPNLSTALWSLAHGLAFLHLDGKLRPESADAVAARVRSAVAAIFAVSIRPASPVGAAS